Genomic window (Vigna radiata var. radiata cultivar VC1973A chromosome 1, Vradiata_ver6, whole genome shotgun sequence):
NNNNNNNNNNNNNNNNNNNNNNNNNNNNNNNNNNNNNNNNNNNNNNNNNNNNNNNNNNNNNNNNNNNNNNNNNNNNNNNNNNNNNNNNNNNNNNNNNNNNNNNNNNNNNNNNNNNNNNNNNNNNNNNNNNNNNNNNNNNNNNNNNNNNNNNNNNNNNNNNNNNNNNNNNNNNNNNNNNNNNNNNNNNNNNNNNNNNNNNNNNNNNNNNNNNNNNNNNNNNNNNNNNNNNNNNNNNNNNNNNNNNNNNNNNNNNNNNNNNNNNNNNNNNNNNNNNNNNNNNNNNNNNNNNNNNNNNNNNNNNNNNNNNNNNNNNNNNNNNNNNNNNNNNNNNNNNNNNNNNNNNNNNNNNNNNNNNNNNNNNNNNNNNNNNNNNNNNNNNNNNNNNNNNNNNNNNNNNNNNNNNNNNNNNNNNNNNNNNNNNNNNNNNNNNNNNNNNNNNNNNNNNNNNNNNNNNNNNNNNNNNNNNNNNNNNNNNNNNNNNNNNNNNNNNNNNNNNNNNNNNNNNNNNNNNNNNNNNNNNNNNNNNNNNNNNNNNNNNNNNNNNNNNNNNNNNNNNNNNNNNNNNNNNNNNNNNNNNNNNNNNNNNNNNNNNNNNNNNNNNNNNNNNNNNNNNNNNNNNNNNNNNNNNNNNNNNNNNNNNNNNNNNNNNNNNNNNNNNNNNNNNNNNNNNNNNNNNNNNNNNNNNNNNNNNNNNNNNNNNNNNNNNNNNNNNNNNNNNNNNNNNNNNNNNNNNNNNNNNNNNNNNNNNNNNNNNNNNNNNNNNNNNNNNNNNNNNNNNNNNNNNNNNNNNNNNNNNNNNNNNNNNNNNNNNNNNNNNNNNNNNNNNNNNNNNNNNNNNNNNNNNNNNNNNNNNNNNNNNNNNNNNNNNNNNNNNNNNNNNNNNNNNNNNNNNNNNNNNNNNNNNNNNNNNNNNNNNNNNNNNNNNNNNNNNNNNNNNNNNNNNNNNNNNNNNNNNNNNNNNNNNNNNNNNNNNNNNNNNNNNNNNNNNNNNNNNNNNNNNNNNNNNNNNNNNNNNNNNNNNNNNNNNNNNNNNNNNNNNNNNNNNNNNNNNNNNNNNNNNNNNNNNNNNNNNNNNNNNNNNNNNNNNNNNNNNNNNNNNNNNNNNNNNNNNNNNNNNNNNNNNNNNNNNNNNNNNNNNNNNNNNNNNNNNNNNNNNNNNNNNNNNNNNNNNNNNNNNNNNNNNNNNNNNNNNNNNNNNNNNNNNNNNNNNNNNNNNNNNNNNNNNNNNNNNNNNNNNNNNNNNNNNNNNNNNNNNNNNNNNNNNNNNNNNNNNNNNNNNNNNNNNNNNNNNNNNNNNNNNNNNNNNNNNNNNNNNNNNNNNNNNNNNNNNNNNNNNNNNNNNNNNNNNNNNNNNNNNNNNNNNNNNNNNNNNNNNNNNNNNNNNNNNNNNNNNNNNNNNNNNNNNNNNNNNNNNNNNNNNNNNNNNNNNNNNNNNNNNNNNNNNNNNNNNNNNNNNNNNNNNNNNNNNNNNNNNNNNNNNNNNNNNNNNNNNNNNNNNNNNNNNNNNNNNNNNNNNNNNNNNNNNNNNNNNNNNNNNNNNNNNNNNNNNNNNNNNNNNNNNNNNNNNNNNNNNNNNNNNNNNNNNNNNNNNNNNNNNNNNNNNNNNNNNNNNNNNNNNNNNNNNNNNNNNNNNNNNNNNNNNNNNNNNNNNNNNNNNNNNNNNNNNNNNNNNNNNNNNNNNNNNNNNNNNNNNNNNNNNNNNNNNNNNNNNNNNNNNNNNNNNNNNNNNNNNNNNNNNNNNNNNNNNNNNNNNNNNNNNNNNNNNNNNNNNNNNNNNNNNNNNNNNNNNNNNNNNNNNNNNNNNNNNNNNNNNNNNNNNNNNNNNNNNNNNNNNNNNNNNNNNNNNNNNNNNNNNNNNNNNNNNNNNNNNNNNNNNNNNNNNNNNNNNNNNNNNNNNNNNNNNNNNNNNNNNNNNNNNNNNNNNNNNNNNNNNNNNNNNNNNNNNNNNNNNNNNNNNNNNNNNNNNNNNNNNNNNNNNNNNNNNNNNNNNNNNNNNNNNNNNNNNNNNNNNNNNNNNNNNNNNNNNNNNNNNNNNNNNNNNNNNNNNNNNNNNNNNNNNNNNNNNNNNNNNNNNNNNNNNNNNNNNNNNNNNNNNNNNNNNNNNNNNNNNNNNNNNNNNNNNNNNNNNNNNNNNNNNNNNNNNNNNNNNNNNNNNNNNNNNNNNNNNNNNNNNNNNNNNNNNNNNNNNNNNNNNNNNNNNNNNNNNNNNNNNNNNNNNNNNNNNNNNNNNNNNNNNNNNNNNNNNNNNNNNNNNNNNNNNNNNNNNNNNNNNNNNNNNNNNNNNNNNNNNNNNNNNNNNNNNNNNNNNNNNNNNNNNNNNNNNNNNNNNNNNNNNNNNNNNNNNNNNNNNNNNNNNNNNNNNNNNNNNNNNNNNNNNNNNNNNNNNNNNNNNNNNNNNNNNNNNNNNNNNNNNNNNNNNNNNNNNNNNNNNNNNNNNNNNNNNNNNNNNNNNNNNNNNNNNNNNNNNNNNNNNNNNNNNNNNNNNNNNNNNNNNNNNNNNNNNNNNNNNNNNNNNNNNNNNNNNNNNNNNNNNNNNNNNNNNNNNNNNNNNNNNNNNNNNNNNNNNNNNNNNNNNNNNNNNNNNNNNNNNNNNNNNNNNNNNNNNNNNNNNNNNNNNNNNNNNNNNNNNNNNNNNNNNNNNNNNNNNNNNNNNNNNNNNNNNNNNNNNNNNNNNNNNNNNNNNNNNNNNNNNNNNNNNNNNNNNNNNNNNNNNNNNNNNNNNNNNNNNNNNNNNNNNNNNNNNNNNNNNNNNNNNNNNNNNNNNNNNNNNNNNNNNNNNNNNNNNNNNNNNNNNNNNNNNNNNNNNNNNNNNNNNNNNNNNNNNNNNNNNNNNNNNNNNNNNNNNNNNNNNNNNNNNNNNNNNNNNNNNNNNaaagttatttattttcttaattgtaATTGCATATTATGAAAGTCATCCTTTTTACTTTAAATGTgcaattttaaacaatatatatatatatatatatataactttgaaAGTTCtaagaattattttaacttctaaattatataatctgaaaattttatagtaaaattagATTTCTTTGGTACGGATATACCTGACATGAAGAAACTGGCAAGAATAATGagataaattgaaaaatgttaatacagtattttctacttttacataaaaataatatccaaGGGTTGTAATTAAATCTCTTCGATTGTGTATGTCATTTTAGTCATGAATGTAACCACATTTTACTATTTTAGTAGAACATGTTTGATATCTTGAAGGTACATTGACATGCTAAAATTACAATAACTGATTTAGTAGATACTAAAATGATAGTAAATGATTATGTTCAAATACCAAAATGACAAAACTGAACTGACAGTGAATTCCACTTTCAAAGACCAAACTGACTACTtaccaaaaataaaactagGCCTTAAGTCTTTATTTTAGagtaaaaaattcaaaacaagagaaatatACCTTATGATGACTTGctaaatttgtaataataataataaaagtacatACAAGTCTTATAATAATCACTCTTTATTGCTTCAGTAAAAGGCCACAATTACATTCATACTTTCAGTTTGAACCATGTCAATTAGCATATAGCATGCATAAAAATGATTTTGGCTAACAAATACAAGCCATGGATaacttaaattttcttttttattctataatcaGACATGCATGACAAAATTCTACCACAATGACAACCATCTTCACACAATGTTCAATAAACATGTTGCTCTAAACACTGAACTGTGTCTCTATCACCAAATAGTATAATGATTTAGCAGTCAAATTGTTCAACTAACAATGCTTGGAAGTAGATCACTGCCagtaattttagaaagaaaaacagtAAAAGGGAAACATATATTGAAAAAGCACTTCAAACCAGTCAATTTCCTCAAACAAAAGCTGAATCATTGATGGAATCAGACCATCTCAAAACACGTTGCAATTTATCAGTCTGCAGTGTTTTCAAGTAGAGCCTAGCTTTCACAGTCATTGAAATAGGCACATTCTAATTAAGTATGGATTTACACAACACTGAACTCACATAATTAGTTGGAAGTAAAAAAGAGAAGGatatatataactttcaaaCACCAGTAATCTCATGAaccaataaaattttacttctaGATATCAATAAAACAAGATGCTATATCAACTACTTCCCTATGAGGACCAACCCATCAGCCACAAGATTGATTTTTCCAATGCACTTAATCCAAAGAAGTGATGATAATAACATAAGAAGACTTGGAAAAGAACAGGAAATGTCTTCTGACCTCGAAATTTCTTGTACTACAACACCTAAGAAGCCTCAGTCTCTGGCCgaatacacatatatatacatgaCAAACAGATCGAAAGGAATAAGAAGCTAGTCGACGATAATAGATGAGACCTACCTAATAGTGACAAACTTGTTGGTGCCATGTTTTGCCCAATAAGTCCTCAAATCAATAGGATTAGAAAAGTTATAACCCTCAGCTGCAAGTTTCTCCAAAACTTTCTTAAATGCTCCTATACTCATTTTNCTTCCAGCTATCCTAGCACCACGCCGCTTGGTACTCATAGGCAAAGGATAAACTGACATGCCTGTTGTGCAACATGCAGATTGCCACCCTCCAGAGCCCCATCTGTAACANTGTTGAGCTGCTCCTGTGCATGAACAAACAGGGATTGGAATACTAGAAATATCCATGTCAATACCATTTATTACAATTTCAGTAGTTTTCTTTGGAACCCTTGCACGATGAACTGTGGGAGCATTCTCATTCTTTGGCACACGAGGGCCCCTCTTGGACTTCTTTGCCTTGGGAGATTTCGGCACCTTAGGACTCTGTCTTTTCTTACGACTGCCCCCAGTTGCCTTCTCAACAACAGGTTCCTCTTCCACTGCCCTTTCTTCCTTCGGCAATTCCGGCGGTGGAATCATTTGAATTTGATGTGCCGAAGATGTCTCTGGAATACCACCATAGTTATGATTTGTAGGTATCATATTCATATACTTGTCNCTNTNACTACTAATCCAAGCATCTCTCNNGTATTCCATAGGGTATGTAGCGTGGGACATACTGATGTCTCTGTGGTGAAATGCCCCATTTGTGGCAGATAAAACCGCAGCATTCCGCCCTCCGATCAAAGGCTTTTCCGGCATGGATGACATCAGCTGCAGCCCCAGGTGGCTCTTAAACGATGTGGCCGGTTCATAGTAACCCCAGTTACGGATGTTGAGACCATTATCACCATCCATCACAACACCAAATGATGAAACTATTTGCAGGTATACAATCCAGTGAATGTACACTATGTTAAATATCCTCACAGATTATCCAAGTCCATTGCATTATCC
Coding sequences:
- the LOC106773053 gene encoding protein BASIC PENTACYSTEINE2 isoform X1, which translates into the protein MDGDNGLNIRNWGYYEPATSFKSHLGLQLMSSMPEKPLIGGRNAAVLSATNGAFHHRDISMSHATYPMEYXRDAWISSXXDKYMNMIPTNHNYGGIPETSSAHQIQMIPPPELPKEERAVEEEPVVEKATGGSRKKRQSPKVPKSPKAKKSKRGPRVPKNENAPTVHRARVPKKTTEIVINGIDMDISSIPIPVCSCTGAAQXCYRWGSGGWQSACCTTGMSVYPLPMSTKRRGARIAGXKMSIGAFKKVLEKLAAEGYNFSNPIDLRTYWAKHGTNKFVTIR